One window from the genome of Balaenoptera musculus isolate JJ_BM4_2016_0621 chromosome 3, mBalMus1.pri.v3, whole genome shotgun sequence encodes:
- the HAUS8 gene encoding HAUS augmin-like complex subunit 8 isoform X3 yields the protein MADTSGRGAGKPSAGGPSTPSGAKMRGRRIQGGRVVESRYLQYEKKTTKKVTYNVPAADALKASGKMPEGGRKPNPLQKSKDSSGIGKGDLQSTLLEGHGTAPPDLDLSAINDKSVVRKTPQLEKTMSKKAESSSFSASRKKSPDLSEAMEMMESQTLLMTLLTLKVRTEPPARMSWVEGRPLSATEIEMLSPCEAIAGCFKERYKTFATALDTTRHELPVRSVHLDGDGQCFLDKLQGELTTTCHLLGELGISSSDENATALDLVRELKEMTQEKDLELQRSFTHVMELSAEASKEAALINQEAWEKAQGSKAPSQWYFNPEEAIGGEAWGELRSLHLSGHDEP from the exons GAAGCCTTCTGCAGGGGGTCCCAGTACTCCTAGCGGTGCTAAGATGAGAGGAAGAAGAATACAAG GTGGAAGAGTGGTCGAGTCCCGGTACTTGCAGTATGAGAAGAAAACCACCAAAAAGGTAACATACAAT GTTCCTGCAGCAGATGCATTAAAGGCCAGTGGGAAGATGCCTGAAGGTGGAAGAAAACCCAACCCACTCCAGAAGAGCAAAG ACAGCAGTGGAATTGGCAAAGGCGACCTGCAGTCTACCTTGCTGGAAGGGCACGGCACTGCCCCACCTGACCTGGATCTCTCGGCCATTAATG ACAAAAGTGTGGTCCGAAAGACTCCACAATTAGAAAAAACGATGTCAAAGAAAGCTGAGTCATCATCATTTTCTGCCTCGAGGAAAAAGAGCCCA GATCTCTCCGAAGCAATGGAAATGATGGAATCCCAAACACTACTCATGACTCTGCTGACCCTGAAGGTGAGGACGGAGCCTCCTGCACGCATGTCGTGGGTGGAAGGGCGGCCACTCTCAGCCACGGAG ATCGAGATGCTGAGCCCCTGTGAGGCCATAGCTGGCTGCTTTAAGGAACGATACAAGACGTTTGCGACGGCCCTGGACACCACGAGGCATGAACTGCCCGTGAGATCGGTCCACCTGGATGGAGACGGGCAGTGCTTCTTAG ACAAGTTGCAGGGGGAATTGACGACCACATGCCATCTGCTGGGAGAACTTGGCATCAGCAGCTCAGACGAAAACGCGACGGCCTTGGACCTGGTGAGGGAACTCAAGGAAATGACCCAAGAGAAGGATCTGGAGCTCCAAAG GAGCTTTACCCACGTTATGGAACTCTCCGCCGAGGCGAGTAAAGAGGCAGCCTTAATCAACCAGGAGGCCTGGGAAAAGGCGCAGGGCTCCAAGGCCCCCAGCCAGTGGTATTTCAATCCTGAGGAGGCCATTGGTGGGGAAGCTTGGGGAGAGCTAAGGAGCCTGCACCTTTCGGGCCACGACGAGCCGTGA
- the HAUS8 gene encoding HAUS augmin-like complex subunit 8 isoform X2, protein MADTSGRGAGKPSAGGPSTPSGAKMRGRRIQGGRVVESRYLQYEKKTTKKVPAADALKASGKMPEGGRKPNPLQKSKDSSGIGKGDLQSTLLEGHGTAPPDLDLSAINDKSVVRKTPQLEKTMSKKAESSSFSASRKKSPDLSEAMEMMESQTLLMTLLTLKMESGLAAFEEKAEKDLLIMCKEKEKLQEKAHELKRQFLLCQRKRELADVLDAQIEMLSPCEAIAGCFKERYKTFATALDTTRHELPVRSVHLDGDGQCFLDKLQGELTTTCHLLGELGISSSDENATALDLVRELKEMTQEKDLELQRSFTHVMELSAEASKEAALINQEAWEKAQGSKAPSQWYFNPEEAIGGEAWGELRSLHLSGHDEP, encoded by the exons GAAGCCTTCTGCAGGGGGTCCCAGTACTCCTAGCGGTGCTAAGATGAGAGGAAGAAGAATACAAG GTGGAAGAGTGGTCGAGTCCCGGTACTTGCAGTATGAGAAGAAAACCACCAAAAAG GTTCCTGCAGCAGATGCATTAAAGGCCAGTGGGAAGATGCCTGAAGGTGGAAGAAAACCCAACCCACTCCAGAAGAGCAAAG ACAGCAGTGGAATTGGCAAAGGCGACCTGCAGTCTACCTTGCTGGAAGGGCACGGCACTGCCCCACCTGACCTGGATCTCTCGGCCATTAATG ACAAAAGTGTGGTCCGAAAGACTCCACAATTAGAAAAAACGATGTCAAAGAAAGCTGAGTCATCATCATTTTCTGCCTCGAGGAAAAAGAGCCCA GATCTCTCCGAAGCAATGGAAATGATGGAATCCCAAACACTACTCATGACTCTGCTGACCCTGAAG atggaAAGCGGTCTTGCTGCATTcgaagaaaaggcagaaaaggatTTATTAATTATGTGCAAAGAGAAGGAGAAGCTCCAGGAAAAAGCCCACGAGCTGAAGCGCCAATTTCTCCTGTGTCAGAGGAAGCGGGAGCTGGCAGATGTCCTGGACGCGCAG ATCGAGATGCTGAGCCCCTGTGAGGCCATAGCTGGCTGCTTTAAGGAACGATACAAGACGTTTGCGACGGCCCTGGACACCACGAGGCATGAACTGCCCGTGAGATCGGTCCACCTGGATGGAGACGGGCAGTGCTTCTTAG ACAAGTTGCAGGGGGAATTGACGACCACATGCCATCTGCTGGGAGAACTTGGCATCAGCAGCTCAGACGAAAACGCGACGGCCTTGGACCTGGTGAGGGAACTCAAGGAAATGACCCAAGAGAAGGATCTGGAGCTCCAAAG GAGCTTTACCCACGTTATGGAACTCTCCGCCGAGGCGAGTAAAGAGGCAGCCTTAATCAACCAGGAGGCCTGGGAAAAGGCGCAGGGCTCCAAGGCCCCCAGCCAGTGGTATTTCAATCCTGAGGAGGCCATTGGTGGGGAAGCTTGGGGAGAGCTAAGGAGCCTGCACCTTTCGGGCCACGACGAGCCGTGA
- the HAUS8 gene encoding HAUS augmin-like complex subunit 8 isoform X1 — translation MADTSGRGAGKPSAGGPSTPSGAKMRGRRIQGGRVVESRYLQYEKKTTKKVTYNVPAADALKASGKMPEGGRKPNPLQKSKDSSGIGKGDLQSTLLEGHGTAPPDLDLSAINDKSVVRKTPQLEKTMSKKAESSSFSASRKKSPDLSEAMEMMESQTLLMTLLTLKMESGLAAFEEKAEKDLLIMCKEKEKLQEKAHELKRQFLLCQRKRELADVLDAQIEMLSPCEAIAGCFKERYKTFATALDTTRHELPVRSVHLDGDGQCFLDKLQGELTTTCHLLGELGISSSDENATALDLVRELKEMTQEKDLELQRSFTHVMELSAEASKEAALINQEAWEKAQGSKAPSQWYFNPEEAIGGEAWGELRSLHLSGHDEP, via the exons GAAGCCTTCTGCAGGGGGTCCCAGTACTCCTAGCGGTGCTAAGATGAGAGGAAGAAGAATACAAG GTGGAAGAGTGGTCGAGTCCCGGTACTTGCAGTATGAGAAGAAAACCACCAAAAAGGTAACATACAAT GTTCCTGCAGCAGATGCATTAAAGGCCAGTGGGAAGATGCCTGAAGGTGGAAGAAAACCCAACCCACTCCAGAAGAGCAAAG ACAGCAGTGGAATTGGCAAAGGCGACCTGCAGTCTACCTTGCTGGAAGGGCACGGCACTGCCCCACCTGACCTGGATCTCTCGGCCATTAATG ACAAAAGTGTGGTCCGAAAGACTCCACAATTAGAAAAAACGATGTCAAAGAAAGCTGAGTCATCATCATTTTCTGCCTCGAGGAAAAAGAGCCCA GATCTCTCCGAAGCAATGGAAATGATGGAATCCCAAACACTACTCATGACTCTGCTGACCCTGAAG atggaAAGCGGTCTTGCTGCATTcgaagaaaaggcagaaaaggatTTATTAATTATGTGCAAAGAGAAGGAGAAGCTCCAGGAAAAAGCCCACGAGCTGAAGCGCCAATTTCTCCTGTGTCAGAGGAAGCGGGAGCTGGCAGATGTCCTGGACGCGCAG ATCGAGATGCTGAGCCCCTGTGAGGCCATAGCTGGCTGCTTTAAGGAACGATACAAGACGTTTGCGACGGCCCTGGACACCACGAGGCATGAACTGCCCGTGAGATCGGTCCACCTGGATGGAGACGGGCAGTGCTTCTTAG ACAAGTTGCAGGGGGAATTGACGACCACATGCCATCTGCTGGGAGAACTTGGCATCAGCAGCTCAGACGAAAACGCGACGGCCTTGGACCTGGTGAGGGAACTCAAGGAAATGACCCAAGAGAAGGATCTGGAGCTCCAAAG GAGCTTTACCCACGTTATGGAACTCTCCGCCGAGGCGAGTAAAGAGGCAGCCTTAATCAACCAGGAGGCCTGGGAAAAGGCGCAGGGCTCCAAGGCCCCCAGCCAGTGGTATTTCAATCCTGAGGAGGCCATTGGTGGGGAAGCTTGGGGAGAGCTAAGGAGCCTGCACCTTTCGGGCCACGACGAGCCGTGA